The sequence TGTTGCTCAGGGCGGGTTGGCTCGGTTGCTGAATGTTGAACAGCTTCATGTCGGTCTGCCCGACGGCATACAGAAACTTGTCGTAAAGTGTGAATCGGGCCATCGAGCCGCCCGTGCCGTTGGTGCCACCGCCCGGCGACGCTTTGTTACCTCCGCTGCTCAAGTCAGCAGAGGCGAAGGCTACGCCCCGGTTCCACCACACATTGTTGGTGGGGGTAGCCTCACAGTTGGTCTGGATGGTTTCGGTAACGTACCTGACTTCCTGATCCTGAATCATATTGTTGCCATTCTGCGGGGAGTAATACCACCAACCGCCGTCGAATTGGCCCTGCACAAATACATCCCGGTTGCGGCTCACCTCCCGAATGTTAGTAAGATCACCGATGTCGAACGTGACAAGGTCCATGTAGCTGTCGGCATACAGAAAATTGTCGCGAATGGCCAGATCGCCGTTGCCGGGAATGCGCAGAAAGGCTACTTTCTTGGGCGACTCGGGGTTACGATTGTCGATGACGTGAATGCCTCGTTTCAGCTCATTGATAAACAGGTAGCCGTCTTTCGTGTAAATCTTACCGGGTTGCTCCAACTCACGGGCGGCCTCGATGCTCACACCCTGACGTACCTGCGTGGTGGTGAGCTGCACCGCCGTGTATTGGCGGTAGGTGTGCGTCTCGGTGCACTGGTCGGTACAGGCCGAATCGATCATGGCTAAAGGCATCAGCCACAATAACTTGTAGAGTCGTTTCATCGCGTTGCTTGGGGTTTATAGTGTATACAGGCAGGAGTCGGCCGGTACGTATTTCGTTGGAATAGCGACAAAAAAATCGCCCGGCAGCAGGGCCACCGGGCGATCACGTCCTACACAAAATGTTATTCACTACTTACTGTCGTTGGTAAATCAGAATTCCGGGGGTTACTGCGGTGTAAGTCAGGTATAATAAATCATTGCTGGTCACTTCAGCGCGGGTCACATTGCGAAGCCGGGTCAGGTACGTGTCTTCGTAGCGCATGGCGTCGGCAGGGCCCGCTACCAGGGTCGATCCCAGGTTGCCAATGCCACCCGTGCCCGCTTCACCCGATTCGATCGACGGCCCTTTGCTGATGTTCGCATCCGCGAAATAGGCGTTGACCGGCGCCCGCCCCGACAGTTTGAACGAATCGAATCCCGCCAGCTGAACCGGCTGTTCTTCAATCCGCAAGGTTACCGTATAAGCCGAATTCGGGTCGACCAGCTTCCAGTCGCCCACCAGCGTGCTGCTGCCGGTGGGTCTGACTGCATCGCCAGACCGGCAACTGCCCAGTAGTAGTACACTTAACCAGATGAAAACCAGTGCCTTCATGATACGATCAGATACGGATTTAACGCCTTCGTGGTTGCGTACGGATATCGTTAAAAATGCCGATCAACGCTGAAACTCAGCCCCACCTGCTGCGGTAAAGCCTGTAGATTGACATCGTTGAGCGTCAGCGATTGCAGATGTTGCTGGTACATACCTGCCATCGAGGCCGACCAATGACGGTCGGGGCGGTAACGTACCCGAACGCCCGCCGTTCCGGCCATCGTAACGGGCCGGTAAATGCCGTCGCCCGGTTTTACGTCGATGGTCTGGTTGACGGTATTGCGCACGAACCAGTTCGAGACGAGGCCCGTCAGCAGGGCTAGCCCAAATTTGCGGCGGGGCCGGAATTCGTAGCTCACCTGTGCCGGCACCTGCACAAACTGATAGCTATTGCTAACCGTTGACCCTGCCGACTGTTGGTAGCGGGCATTCTGAGTACCGACAAAATCGTTGATCAACCCGTTGGCGGCAGAGGGCGAATAGGCAACCGACTGATTCGACAAGCGGCTGCTGATCAGGTCGGTATATAATGTCTGGTTACTTACGTTACCAACACTGCCTTTGTCAGCAACGGAGGCATAGGTCGCCCGGCCGGGGCTCTGTACGCTTGCCTGACTGCTGAGGTAACCCACGCCCGTTTCGATGGCCCAATGCTCGCTCAGAGGCAGACCCGCGTTGACCTGAACGGTCATGGCGCTGCCTGTCTGCGCGTTGATTGTGGCCGGATTGGCGGCGAGGTTGTTAAACGTGCTGTTATAGCCTGAGTTTACGTTTGCCATTGATGCCACGGCGCTTGAGCGCATCGCGAGCGTCGGGTTGAACGACGCCGCCGCGACGCCAGCCGATACCCAGGCTTTGCGGTGCTCGGTGCGCGATTGGGCGGTGCTCACATCGGCCTGTTTGGCCGTAGTTTCGGCGGCTTCGTCGTGCTTGTACCAGACAATCCGATCATTTCCCACTGCCCGAACTGACAGCGGCTGAATGCTCAGTGGAGCGAGATTCATCACCAGCCGATCCGGCGAAGCATTGTCCAATACCAGCAGATCCACACTCGGCGGGACCGCGCCGGGTACGTTTACTTGGGGCGTGATTGTCGTGTTCGCTACAGAATGCGCATTTGCCAGGTGCTCAGTACCTACTACCGGCTGGGATTGGCGGAATGACATGGTCGGCATGGAACGGTTGCTGGGGGCCATTGACGAGGTCATCGACATGGTGACTTGTCCGAACGTGCCTCTGGATGCTACCCGTTGCGTGATAACCACCTGTTCGTTGAAAGTCATCGATGGTTTGGCGGCTGGCTGAGTCGGTTCAGGAACAGGCGTGCTTGCCGCGGCGACAAGGGGCGTTTCAGTAACCTCCGGCTGATCAGCGGTCGGTGCCGCCGTTGGGTGCTGTTTCGCCACTCGGCTGGCCCGCACAGGTACGTTGGCTGCCAGGGTAGCCGGGCGTTCTGGCCGGGCCGACCGGCTCGCCAGCTGATCGGGCTGGGTGGCCGGTTCGTCAATAGATGGCTGCGCTGCACCGGCGGCAGGAACTGGCTTTGGGGCTACGGCCATCTGGCTGCTGCCCGTTGTGCCGGGGCGCAGGCCATCGTCGCGGTGCCAGGCCCACCAGCCAAACAGCGTGAGCAGGAGCGAAGCGGCAATACCCGCCGCCCAGCGACCAAACAGCATCGACTGCTGCCCCTGCCGGTGTTGCCAGAGCGGAATAATGCCATCTTCGTCGTCGAGGTCGAGCTGGCGCTCCACCGCATCCCAAACCCGGGGCGGGGGCGCCTCCGACGCGTCGTCGAAAACGCGCTTCCATTGGTCGTTGGGTGAACCAGAAGCACTACCCATGATATAGTCGTCAGAACGATTCATTTCGGATCGGTAAGTCGTTCGTTAATTTTTGTTGTAACAGGCCTCGGGCCCGGAAAAACTGAGATTTTGAAGTCCCTTCCGAAATGCCCAGTAACTCGGCAATTTCGATATGGGTATACCCTTCAATGGCATACAGGTTAAAGACCGCGCGGCACCCGGCCGGTAACTCCTGCACCAGGGCCAGCAGGTACTGATAGTTGAGCGTCGGCAACGTTTCGTCGGCTTGCGG comes from Fibrella aestuarina BUZ 2 and encodes:
- a CDS encoding LVIVD repeat-containing protein — protein: MKRLYKLLWLMPLAMIDSACTDQCTETHTYRQYTAVQLTTTQVRQGVSIEAARELEQPGKIYTKDGYLFINELKRGIHVIDNRNPESPKKVAFLRIPGNGDLAIRDNFLYADSYMDLVTFDIGDLTNIREVSRNRDVFVQGQFDGGWWYYSPQNGNNMIQDQEVRYVTETIQTNCEATPTNNVWWNRGVAFASADLSSGGNKASPGGGTNGTGGSMARFTLYDKFLYAVGQTDMKLFNIQQPSQPALSNTINMGWGIETIFPYKDKLFIGSQTGMLIYDNANPANPQRLSVFQHARVCDPVVVNDNTAYVTLRSGNTCAGFTNQLDVVDITNLTNPRLLKSYPMRNPHGLGVDFPNLFICEGAYGLKSFNVADPMQVDKNLQQYMEDLQAYDVIPMGGVNGRKTLLLIGRDGFYQFDYSNPRALRLLSRIPVKSPVLT
- a CDS encoding META domain-containing protein — translated: MKALVFIWLSVLLLGSCRSGDAVRPTGSSTLVGDWKLVDPNSAYTVTLRIEEQPVQLAGFDSFKLSGRAPVNAYFADANISKGPSIESGEAGTGGIGNLGSTLVAGPADAMRYEDTYLTRLRNVTRAEVTSNDLLYLTYTAVTPGILIYQRQ